The Miscanthus floridulus cultivar M001 chromosome 7, ASM1932011v1, whole genome shotgun sequence genome includes a region encoding these proteins:
- the LOC136462700 gene encoding uncharacterized protein: MQNFGFKCISKEADLICELLKHHAEPTDGIIQQSSMIRMCALSLMHLQGSRAIDAAASMVGITKECKLMCDWIKKEDELITFSFFTRHKPEECRLIRARTLDVMLSILKESSFPSSKMWLDLVANN, encoded by the exons ATGCAAAACTTTGGTTTCAAGTGTATTAGCAAGGAGGCTGACCTGATATGTGAGCTTCTAAAGCATCATGCTGAGCCTACTGATGGCATCATCCAGCAGAGCAGCATGATCCGCATGTGCGCCTTGAGCCTTATGCACCTACAAGGATCCCGTGCCATTGATGCCGCCGCCTCCATGGTG GGCATCACAAAAGAGTGCAAATTGAtgtgtgattggataaaaaaagAGGACGAGCTTATCACCTTCAGTTTTTTCACACGGCACAAGCCTGAGGAATGCCGCTTGATTCGCGCCAGAACCTTGGACGTTATGCTCAGCATACTGAAAGAGTCTTCCTTTCCTTCTTCCAAG ATGTGGCTTGATCTAGTGGCTAATAACTAG
- the LOC136462699 gene encoding uncharacterized protein encodes MQNFGFKCISKEADLICELLKHRAEPTDGIIQQSSMICMCALSLMHLQGSRAIDAAAAMVGITKECKLMCDWIKKEDELITFSFFTLHEPEECRLIRARTLDVMLSILKESSFPSSKMWLDLVANN; translated from the exons ATGCAAAACTTTGGTTTCAAGTGTATTAGCAAGGAGGCTGACCTGATATGTGAGCTTCTAAAGCATCGTGCTGAGCCTACTGATGGCATCATCCAGCAGAGCAGCATGATCTGCATGTGCGCCTTGAGCCTTATGCACCTACAAGGATCCCGTGCCATtgatgccgccgccgccatggtg GGCATCACAAAAGAGTGCAAATTGAtgtgtgattggataaaaaaagAGGACGAGCTTATCACCTTCAGTTTTTTCACACTGCACGAGCCTGAGGAATGCCGCTTGATTCGCGCCAGAACCTTGGACGTTATGCTCAGCATACTGAAAGAGTCTTCCTTTCCTTCTTCCAAG ATGTGGCTTGATCTAGTGGCTAATAACTAG
- the LOC136462698 gene encoding molybdopterin synthase catalytic subunit-like — translation MAGGDLPPPPPPEETPPAAAAEEDEDLIEIVEEGSGRLDITRYVDHVRDLSAGAIATFEGTTRDHFAGRRVVELRYEAYAAMARRRLGAILREARSQHALRRLAVAHRLGPVPAGEASVFVAASATHRADAMEACRYVIDELKASVPIWKKEVYDDGEVWKENREFLDRHAGDTHGHGNGHGSAGCCGSKVRVQEA, via the coding sequence ATGGCGGGCGGCGATctcccgcctcctcctcctcccgaggagacgccgccggcggcggcggccgaggaggacgaggacctgATCGAGATCGTGGAGGAAGGTTCGGGGCGGCTGGACATCACCCGGTACGTGGACCACGTGCGGGACCTGTCGGCGGGCGCCATCGCGACGTTCGAGGGCACGACGCGGGACCACTTCGCGGGGCGGCGCGTGGTGGAGCTCCGGTACGAGGCGTACGCGGCCATGGCGCGGCGCCGTCTGGGCGCCATCCTGCGGGAGGCCCGGTCCCAGCACGCGCTGCGGCGGCTGGCCGTGGCGCACCGCCTGGGCCCGGTGCCCGCCGGGGAGGCCAGCGTGTTCGTGGCCGCCTCCGCCACGCACCGCGCCGACGCCATGGAGGCATGCCGCTACGTCATCGACGAGCTCAAGGCGTCCGTGCCCATCTGGAAGAAGGAGGTGTACGACGACGGCGAGGTCTGGAAGGAGAACCGCGAGTTCTTGGACCGCCACGCCGGCGACACCCACGGCCATGGCAACGGCCACGGCTCGGCCGGTTGCTGCGGGAGCAAGGTCAGGGTCCAGGAGGCTTGA